One window from the genome of Candidatus Didemnitutus sp. encodes:
- a CDS encoding PepSY domain-containing protein, whose protein sequence is MRKRLWQLHSWLGLLAGLGLLVVGLSGSLLIFHEELEALFNRELARVTPAPAGRLPLDTLLAHAQRQLPEHEITGWLPQWDAADRADVLYVIRRGDKEWLVATLDPYTGRLLASPRLGTTTLTGWLLELHYAFFADHAGLLAAGVFGLLLLALGFTGVWLYRDFWKNFLTLRWRRGARILFSDLHKFVGIASVAFNLVFGFTGAYWNFTHVIGEWVAGEHGQKRIEQRLYAPTLSFDALARDAAQRLPGFRANFVSLPSDPVAANVTLWGTVEPRAWFTSPYGSTIVYDAQTSAHRMTNDLRAASAWTRAVDSFRPLHFGDFGGPPVKILWALAGLAPGTLAITGFAIWWQRRRKPIRISAAGTPT, encoded by the coding sequence CTGGCTCGGCCTCCTCGCCGGACTCGGCCTGCTCGTCGTCGGCCTGAGCGGCAGCCTGCTCATCTTCCACGAGGAACTGGAGGCGTTGTTCAACCGCGAACTCGCGCGCGTCACACCGGCGCCCGCCGGGCGCCTGCCGCTCGACACCCTGCTCGCCCACGCCCAGCGCCAGCTGCCGGAGCACGAGATCACCGGCTGGCTGCCGCAATGGGACGCGGCGGACCGCGCCGACGTCCTCTACGTCATCCGGCGCGGCGACAAGGAGTGGCTCGTCGCCACGCTCGACCCCTACACCGGCCGCCTGCTGGCGTCGCCGCGCCTCGGCACGACGACGCTCACCGGCTGGCTGCTCGAGCTGCACTACGCATTCTTCGCCGACCACGCCGGCCTGCTTGCCGCCGGTGTGTTCGGCCTGCTGCTCCTCGCCCTCGGCTTCACCGGCGTGTGGCTCTACCGCGACTTCTGGAAGAACTTCCTCACGCTCCGCTGGCGCCGCGGCGCGCGCATTCTGTTTTCCGACCTACACAAGTTCGTCGGCATCGCCTCCGTCGCCTTCAACCTCGTGTTCGGCTTCACCGGCGCCTACTGGAACTTCACCCACGTCATCGGCGAATGGGTCGCCGGCGAACACGGGCAGAAGAGAATCGAGCAGCGCCTCTACGCGCCCACGCTCTCGTTCGACGCGCTCGCGCGCGACGCCGCGCAGCGGCTCCCGGGCTTCCGCGCCAACTTCGTCTCGCTCCCGAGCGACCCCGTCGCCGCGAATGTCACGCTCTGGGGCACGGTCGAGCCGCGCGCCTGGTTCACGAGCCCCTACGGCAGCACGATCGTCTACGATGCCCAGACCAGCGCCCACCGCATGACCAACGACCTGCGCGCCGCCAGCGCATGGACGCGCGCGGTCGACAGTTTCCGTCCGCTGCACTTCGGCGATTTCGGCGGCCCGCCGGTGAAAATCCTCTGGGCCCTGGCCGGCCTCGCCCCCGGCACGCTCGCGATCACCGGCTTCGCGATCTGGTGGCAGCGGCGTCGGAAACCAATACGAATCAGCGCCGCGGGAACGCCCACTTGA
- a CDS encoding flavodoxin domain-containing protein: MSASVAVLYATVSGNAEELAHATGQALGERGRACVVANVADFPAARLREFDAALLVVSTWGEGEVPPDAAVFFAALALPALRLDGLRYAVLALGSSSYRDFCAAGRKIDELLAARGARRLLSRRDCDTKFKADFQEWLTQVDEALNHA, from the coding sequence ATGTCCGCGTCCGTCGCCGTGCTCTACGCCACCGTTTCCGGCAATGCCGAGGAACTCGCGCACGCCACCGGGCAGGCGCTCGGCGAGCGCGGCCGCGCTTGCGTCGTCGCGAACGTCGCGGATTTTCCCGCGGCGCGGCTGCGCGAGTTCGATGCGGCGCTGCTGGTGGTGAGCACATGGGGCGAGGGCGAGGTGCCGCCGGATGCGGCGGTTTTCTTCGCCGCTCTTGCGCTGCCGGCGTTGCGGCTGGATGGCTTGCGTTACGCGGTGCTGGCGCTCGGCTCGTCGTCCTATCGCGATTTTTGCGCGGCGGGGCGGAAAATCGACGAACTCCTGGCCGCGCGCGGGGCACGGCGGCTGCTCTCGCGCCGCGACTGTGACACGAAATTCAAAGCTGACTTTCAGGAATGGCTCACGCAGGTCGATGAAGCCTTGAACCACGCATGA
- the ribB gene encoding 3,4-dihydroxy-2-butanone-4-phosphate synthase, which produces MSAVASSPFDSVETAIQTIAAGGVVIVTDDEGRENEGDLVFAAEKVTPELVNLMIRHARGLICVPMTEPALKRLGINPMVQQNREAMRTAFTVSVDATEGITTGISAFDRARTVQLLANPATRPDELVQPGHIFPLCARPGGVLERAGHTEAAVDLAALAGLGPVAVICEVLNEDGTMARVPELVEFKQRHRLPLISISSLIEYRHRREKLVECISTRPFSSEYGEFMLHVFRSQIDGRHHLAFTMGRLDGSPTLVRVHTENLLSDVFHGRDMGSHRSLLSSLERVAKNGHGAIVYMEQNGRMQEALAALDQPRRPSLRDYGTGAQILTALGLQKIRLMTHSNRRVVGLDGYGLEIVEVVPV; this is translated from the coding sequence ATGTCCGCCGTCGCCAGCTCTCCCTTCGATTCGGTCGAAACCGCGATTCAGACGATCGCCGCCGGCGGCGTCGTGATCGTGACGGATGACGAGGGCCGCGAGAACGAAGGCGATCTGGTCTTCGCCGCCGAAAAGGTCACGCCCGAGCTGGTCAACCTGATGATTCGGCACGCGCGCGGGCTGATCTGCGTGCCGATGACGGAGCCCGCGTTGAAGCGACTCGGAATCAATCCGATGGTGCAGCAGAACCGCGAGGCGATGCGCACGGCTTTCACCGTGTCGGTCGATGCGACCGAAGGCATCACGACCGGCATCAGCGCCTTCGACCGGGCGCGCACGGTGCAACTGCTGGCGAATCCGGCCACGCGCCCCGACGAACTGGTGCAGCCCGGTCACATTTTCCCGCTTTGCGCGCGTCCGGGCGGCGTGCTCGAGCGCGCCGGGCACACGGAGGCGGCGGTCGATCTCGCCGCGCTGGCCGGGCTCGGGCCGGTCGCGGTGATCTGCGAGGTGTTGAACGAGGACGGCACCATGGCCCGCGTGCCGGAGTTGGTGGAGTTCAAGCAGCGCCACCGGCTGCCGTTGATCTCGATTTCGTCGCTGATCGAATACCGTCATCGCCGCGAAAAGCTCGTCGAGTGCATCAGCACGCGGCCGTTCTCGTCGGAATACGGCGAATTCATGCTGCACGTCTTCCGCAGCCAGATCGACGGTCGTCACCATCTCGCGTTCACGATGGGGCGGCTCGACGGCTCACCGACGCTCGTGCGCGTGCACACGGAGAACCTCCTCAGCGATGTCTTCCACGGTCGCGACATGGGCAGCCATCGCTCGCTGCTTTCCTCCTTGGAGCGGGTGGCGAAAAACGGCCACGGCGCGATCGTCTACATGGAACAGAACGGCCGCATGCAGGAGGCGTTGGCGGCGCTAGATCAGCCGCGCCGGCCGAGCCTGCGCGATTACGGCACCGGCGCGCAGATCCTCACGGCGCTCGGACTGCAAAAAATCCGGTTGATGACGCACTCGAACCGCCGCGTCGTCGGCCTGGACGGCTACGGCTTGGAGATCGTCGAGGTCGTGCCGGTGTGA
- a CDS encoding peptide MFS transporter: MQHPASSPARDESGLFGHPRGLTNLFFTELWERFGYYGMRALLTLFMVAPLAKGGLNFDNRTAGIIYGTYTMSVYMLSIPGGYIADNFLGARATVFWGGVIIALGYFSLAVHSTTFFYLGLALVACGTGLLKPNISSMVGSLYSKDDPRRDSGFSIFYMGINMGAFLAPLITGWIAQDDRAKELIASFGFDPSRSWHFAFAASGVGMVIGLIIYVLQKHRLADVGHPPAANVPRPWGKLFSVLAISAIVFGLVRLSDSNPAFAWISYGYVVLPVLAIIWFGTRPDMTLKRFAAVFVFSLAYLIFCAVFEQAGSTISLFADQLTNTEVLGYKFPSAWFQSVNSVFVILLSPIFAWLWIKLGDKQPSSPAKFAVGLFFLALSFVLMVPAAQLTAEGKVGPFWIVGLFFLQTVGELCLSPVGLSTMTKLAPGNLVGLVMGVWFLAAALGNKLAGTVAGDFTATDPKALSNFFLHQAGWVALAFVILVALTPWVKKLMGEVK, translated from the coding sequence ATGCAGCACCCCGCCTCTTCCCCGGCGCGCGACGAAAGCGGTCTCTTCGGTCATCCGCGCGGCCTCACGAACTTGTTCTTCACGGAACTCTGGGAGCGCTTCGGCTACTACGGCATGCGCGCCCTGCTCACGTTGTTCATGGTCGCGCCGCTCGCGAAGGGCGGACTCAACTTCGACAACCGCACCGCCGGCATCATCTACGGCACCTACACGATGAGCGTCTACATGCTCTCGATCCCCGGCGGCTACATCGCGGACAACTTCCTCGGCGCGCGCGCCACGGTGTTCTGGGGCGGCGTGATCATCGCCCTCGGCTACTTCTCGCTCGCGGTGCATTCGACGACGTTCTTCTACCTCGGCCTCGCGCTCGTCGCCTGCGGCACCGGCCTGCTCAAGCCCAACATCAGTTCGATGGTCGGCTCGCTTTACTCGAAGGACGATCCGCGCCGCGACTCGGGTTTCTCGATTTTCTACATGGGCATCAACATGGGTGCCTTCCTCGCCCCGCTGATCACCGGCTGGATCGCGCAGGATGACCGGGCGAAGGAACTGATCGCGAGCTTCGGCTTCGATCCGAGCCGGAGCTGGCATTTCGCCTTCGCCGCCTCCGGCGTCGGCATGGTGATCGGCTTGATCATCTACGTGCTCCAAAAGCACCGCCTCGCCGACGTCGGCCATCCGCCCGCCGCCAACGTGCCGCGCCCGTGGGGTAAGCTCTTCAGCGTGCTCGCGATTTCCGCCATCGTCTTCGGGCTCGTGCGCCTGTCCGATTCAAACCCGGCCTTCGCTTGGATCAGCTACGGCTACGTCGTGCTGCCCGTGCTCGCGATCATCTGGTTCGGCACGCGACCGGACATGACGCTGAAGCGCTTCGCGGCCGTGTTCGTGTTCTCGCTGGCCTACCTCATCTTCTGCGCCGTCTTTGAGCAGGCTGGCTCGACCATCTCGCTCTTCGCCGACCAGCTGACCAACACCGAAGTGCTCGGCTATAAGTTCCCGTCGGCTTGGTTCCAGTCGGTGAACTCCGTGTTCGTCATTCTGCTCTCGCCGATCTTCGCCTGGCTCTGGATCAAGCTCGGCGACAAGCAGCCGTCGAGTCCGGCGAAGTTCGCGGTCGGCCTGTTCTTCCTCGCGCTGTCGTTCGTGTTGATGGTGCCCGCCGCGCAGCTCACCGCCGAGGGCAAGGTCGGTCCGTTCTGGATCGTCGGCCTGTTCTTCCTCCAAACCGTCGGCGAGCTCTGCCTCAGCCCGGTCGGCCTGAGCACGATGACCAAACTCGCGCCCGGCAACCTCGTCGGTCTCGTCATGGGCGTGTGGTTCCTCGCCGCCGCGCTCGGCAACAAGCTCGCCGGCACGGTCGCAGGCGACTTCACCGCCACCGACCCGAAGGCGCTCTCGAATTTTTTCCTCCACCAAGCCGGCTGGGTGGCCCTCGCCTTCGTCATCCTCGTCGCCCTCACCCCTTGGGTGAAGAAGCTGATGGGCGAGGTGAAATAA
- the nusB gene encoding transcription antitermination factor NusB: MSSQFSQRRESRAAALQFLYAWSINKPANFTEDLRLFFDGLEKPRDHYAFAEELIDGVMKHIDEIDGHIRTLAHNWEFERIARIDLAILRLAIFEMLYRKDIPPVVSINEAIDLSKNFSTADSKRFINGILDRMKDKAGRDARKASSE, encoded by the coding sequence ATGAGCAGTCAATTTTCCCAACGCCGCGAAAGCCGCGCCGCCGCACTCCAGTTTCTCTACGCCTGGAGCATCAACAAACCCGCGAACTTCACCGAGGACTTGCGGTTGTTCTTCGACGGTCTCGAAAAGCCGCGCGATCACTACGCCTTCGCGGAGGAATTGATCGATGGGGTGATGAAGCACATCGACGAGATCGACGGCCACATCCGCACGCTCGCGCACAACTGGGAGTTCGAGCGCATCGCGCGCATCGACCTCGCGATCCTGCGGCTGGCGATCTTCGAGATGCTTTACCGCAAGGACATCCCGCCGGTCGTCTCGATCAACGAGGCCATCGACCTCTCGAAAAATTTCTCCACCGCCGACTCGAAGCGTTTCATCAACGGCATCCTCGACCGCATGAAGGACAAGGCCGGCCGCGACGCGCGGAAGGCCAGTAGCGAGTAG
- the ftsY gene encoding signal recognition particle-docking protein FtsY produces MFSLFKKFKDGLTKTVAAIAAKTHGLFGGRKIDAASLDELEEALYTADFGVETTTEILEEIKAAYRKDPTLQGKQAAEIGAAILKRVLTGAEGTLAAPAVKPTVIAMIGVNGSGKTTTTAKLAHKMKGDGQSVVVAACDTFRAAAVEQLKSWATRLNIDIVASHTGADAAAVAFDAWQAAKSRGADWLIVDTAGRLHTKSNLMDELAKIRRVLQKNDATAPQHRWLVVDGSLGSNSIEQAKVFHQSFGLTGLIVTKLDGTSRGGAIVGIYRQLKIPIYFIGLGEQPDDLQPFSIENYSRAVFGLE; encoded by the coding sequence ATGTTTTCCCTCTTCAAGAAATTCAAAGACGGTCTGACAAAGACCGTCGCGGCGATCGCGGCGAAGACGCATGGGCTCTTCGGCGGGCGGAAGATCGATGCCGCGTCGCTCGATGAACTCGAGGAGGCGCTCTACACGGCGGACTTCGGTGTCGAAACGACGACCGAGATTCTCGAGGAGATCAAAGCCGCCTACCGGAAGGACCCGACCCTGCAAGGCAAGCAGGCGGCGGAAATCGGCGCCGCGATTCTGAAACGCGTCCTGACCGGTGCCGAGGGCACGCTGGCGGCGCCGGCGGTGAAGCCGACCGTCATTGCGATGATCGGCGTGAACGGCTCCGGCAAAACCACCACGACGGCCAAGCTCGCGCACAAAATGAAAGGCGACGGGCAATCCGTCGTCGTGGCCGCGTGCGACACGTTCCGCGCGGCGGCAGTCGAGCAGCTGAAGAGTTGGGCGACGCGTCTGAACATCGACATCGTCGCCAGCCACACGGGTGCGGACGCGGCGGCGGTGGCGTTCGACGCCTGGCAAGCCGCGAAGTCGCGCGGGGCCGATTGGCTGATCGTCGATACGGCGGGACGGTTGCACACGAAGAGCAACCTGATGGACGAGCTCGCGAAGATCCGGCGCGTCCTGCAGAAGAACGACGCGACGGCGCCGCAGCACCGCTGGCTCGTGGTCGACGGCTCGCTCGGCAGCAACTCCATCGAGCAGGCCAAGGTGTTTCACCAGAGCTTCGGGCTCACGGGCCTGATTGTGACGAAGCTCGACGGCACGAGTCGCGGCGGCGCCATCGTGGGCATCTACCGACAGCTGAAAATTCCGATCTACTTCATCGGACTCGGCGAGCAGCCGGATGACTTGCAGCCCTTCTCGATCGAAAATTACAGCCGCGCGGTGTTCGGCTTGGAGTGA
- a CDS encoding 6,7-dimethyl-8-ribityllumazine synthase, whose protein sequence is MSFDAPSDLNIRGAGLRFGIVAARFNTGLVDGLRSRAVAVLAAAGVRAKDIVEIRVPGSHEVPWAAQQLAATGRFDCVIALGVLIGGDTNHHEMVGESVSHALQQVALGTGVPVINGVIVTDTLAQARARCVGKLDRGAEFARAGLEMAALRRTLRKGKHS, encoded by the coding sequence ATGAGTTTCGACGCTCCCAGTGACTTGAACATCCGCGGTGCCGGCCTGCGTTTCGGCATCGTGGCGGCGCGGTTCAACACCGGGCTCGTCGACGGCTTGCGCTCTCGCGCCGTGGCAGTGCTCGCCGCCGCCGGTGTGCGTGCGAAGGACATCGTGGAAATTCGCGTGCCGGGTTCGCACGAGGTGCCGTGGGCCGCGCAGCAACTGGCCGCGACCGGACGTTTCGACTGCGTGATCGCGCTCGGCGTGCTGATCGGCGGCGACACGAACCATCACGAGATGGTGGGCGAGAGCGTTTCCCACGCGTTGCAACAGGTCGCGCTCGGCACCGGAGTGCCGGTGATCAACGGCGTGATCGTAACCGATACGCTCGCGCAGGCGCGCGCGCGTTGCGTCGGCAAGCTCGATCGCGGCGCGGAGTTCGCGCGCGCCGGGCTTGAAATGGCGGCGCTCCGCCGCACCCTGCGAAAAGGCAAACACTCATGA
- a CDS encoding DUF4864 domain-containing protein, which translates to MILLLFVAAFAIAQADDAPAWRLSSKPVRDAVRATVEGQLDAIRAGKFDEAYRFAASGIQRQFSPAVFAAMLRRGYPAVVAHRRFELGVVRDDRGGRAQVVCVVFDAKNAGKAFRYSLVAEEGRWRIAGVVADSAEPDRPL; encoded by the coding sequence ATGATCCTCCTGCTGTTCGTCGCGGCGTTCGCGATTGCGCAGGCGGATGATGCGCCGGCCTGGCGCCTCAGTTCCAAGCCGGTCCGCGACGCGGTGCGCGCGACAGTCGAAGGCCAGCTGGACGCGATCCGAGCCGGGAAGTTCGACGAGGCTTATCGGTTCGCGGCGAGCGGCATTCAGCGGCAATTCTCGCCGGCGGTTTTCGCCGCGATGCTGCGGCGCGGTTATCCTGCGGTGGTGGCGCATCGGCGTTTCGAGCTGGGAGTGGTGCGCGATGATCGCGGCGGTCGGGCACAGGTTGTCTGCGTGGTTTTCGATGCGAAGAATGCGGGCAAGGCGTTTCGCTACTCGCTCGTCGCGGAAGAGGGACGCTGGCGAATTGCCGGCGTCGTGGCGGATTCGGCCGAGCCGGATCGGCCGCTTTGA